Below is a genomic region from Streptomyces sp. RPA4-2.
CACACTCCTCGCGACGACCTACAAGAAGAACCCCGACGTGCACGTCACCCTGTCCGGCAATCAGTCGAGCCGCTGGCCGAACTACCAGGAACCGGGCCGGACCGGCTTCTCCATCGTCGACGTCGCGTCCGGTACGGAGTCGTGGAGCAAGGTTCCGTCCGGTGACGGCACCGGCCTCAACGACCGCCAGGACTTCGGCTTCAGCCGTGACGGCAAGCTCGTCTACACGGGCCTCACCGCGGAACCCGGCCAGCAGTTCTACGACTTCCGGGGCCACCCGGCCCCAACGCCCGCGCTGGAGAAGCACCTGCGCTGGTACGTCGACGCGCGGCTGTCCCTCAACGGCCGACTCGCCGCGGGCGACGCCGGCGGCGGGACGGAGTACAGCTCCTCCGAGATCCTGAACCCCACCACCGGCAGTCGCACGACCACGGTGCGCGGACAGCAGCTGCTCGCCTGGATCGACAACGAGCGGCTGATCGCCTGGGACATCACGCCCGGCTCGAACGAGTTCCGCAACCGGCTCGTGGTCGTCGCCCTGGGCAGCGACAAAGAGGTGCCGCTGAGCGGCTTCCGCGGAGGTGACGACCGCGCCGCCGGACGGTGGACGCCCGTCTTCGCCGCGCGCTGATCAGCCGGCCACCAGTTCCTCGTACGACGCCATCTGCCCGTCGGCCGCCTCCCGCCCGGCGGACTGCCGGGGCGCGCCGACCGGGCCTGCGCACAGGCTCGGGTTCATCCGGTGCCGCTGAATCGAGAGGAGAGACCCGCGCTCCGAGGGCCGCGCTGTCAGCTGCCGATGACAGCACGGTCGGCTCGTCCCACCCGCACGCCGCAGACCGGGCTGATCCAGTTCGACCAGGGTGACGTCCAGGGTTTCCTGGCTGCCCCACCGGGCCGAGAGCGACCACCCTGTCCTCGGATGCCTGGCCCGGGCCGCCGTGAGGAGTCCGGCGACCGTAGCGCCGGCGCTCCGGGGGAGGGTGGTGGTGCGGCCGATGTACTGCAGGGGCTCCTGGTCGTCGTATCTGCCGGGCAGCAGGGTGCGGGGCACGGTGGGGGGCCGGCGATGGCTTCGGTGGTCTCGTGGACCGTGTACTTCAACCAGCCCTGAACCGCGGGCCGGTAGGGATCTCCCAGCCTCTTGAAGAAGACGACGCCCACGACTCCCGCCGACGTCCGGGTGAGCAAGCGGACGCCCTTCACGGCGTAGACGGCGGTCATGAGAGCGAGGCCGGCGAGGGTGAGCCAGAACCAGGATTCCGCCACCAGGGAACCTAGTGGCACGCCGCTGAAAGCAGCAGGCTACCGACGGTCTCCCACAGGTCGAGGCGTGCCTTGGAGCGCACCGCGGAGTCGAGTCCGCGCCGTCGGCGGATGATGGGGACGAGGTCTGCGGCCTGAAAGACGGCCAGGCCGAGAAAGATCCAGTCGAACCAGTCGGGTATGTCCACGGCGGTCGTTCTGGTGATGCGGGCTACTCACGACAGGACCCTGCGCTCAGAGATTCGGCACGACGACCGCACATACACGATCAGAACGCGCATCCGACGGCTGCGCCACCGCTGCGCGCCACGCCCCCGCCTCCCGGCGAGCCAGTTGGTCCGTTCAGAAAGGGCCGACAGCGGCGGCGGGTCTCTCCTGCCGGCTTTCCGTCGTCGGCCCCGCCTCGACCTCGTGTGCCTCAGCCGGTGAACGCCCTCTAGTCTCGTGGCCATGGGAGGACGGCAGATCCAGGCGGAGAAGCGGGGACCGGGGCGGCCACGCGAGGAGCGGGTCACCCGGGTGGTGCTCGACGCGGTGCTCTACCTGGTCACGGAGCAGGGTATGGACGCGGTCACGATGGACGCGGTGGCGGCCCGGGCCGAGGTGAGCAAACCGGCCATCTACCGGCGCTGGCCGACCAAGCAGGATCTGATCCTCGCCGCCGCGGAGAGCCGGGTCGGCCCGGTTTCCGTCGCCGACCTTGGGGATTTCCGTGCCGAACTGCACGCTCTGCTGACGGCGCGTCTGGAGGTCTACCGCCTGCCCGGCACGGACCGTCTGCTGGCCGAGCTCATGAGTGCGGCGGCCAAGGCAGGGACCGCTCGGAGCGCGTACGCGACGTACAGCGAGCGGGTGACGGCGCAGACGCGCGTCATTCTGCAGCGCGGAATCGAGCGGGGGGATGTGCGGGCCGA
It encodes:
- a CDS encoding WD40 repeat domain-containing protein; the encoded protein is MNVDDLIRDSFREQNAQSAPPPVDLADRVLAVRRRRRTRTIASVAVATAAAVAVAVAVPRLDSGKNDVRPANVLDHGDLIAHPDQSPPRDMIAAGRVVLAAYCTATSVKQSGGRHTTVRTYWLLNPRTHTYEKATKWSFVAIAPGLRTAAVLERDLPTSRIGLLDLLTGKVERWIPVEHTVGAVAFSPDGRTLLATTYKKNPDVHVTLSGNQSSRWPNYQEPGRTGFSIVDVASGTESWSKVPSGDGTGLNDRQDFGFSRDGKLVYTGLTAEPGQQFYDFRGHPAPTPALEKHLRWYVDARLSLNGRLAAGDAGGGTEYSSSEILNPTTGSRTTTVRGQQLLAWIDNERLIAWDITPGSNEFRNRLVVVALGSDKEVPLSGFRGGDDRAAGRWTPVFAAR
- a CDS encoding TetR/AcrR family transcriptional regulator; translation: MGGRQIQAEKRGPGRPREERVTRVVLDAVLYLVTEQGMDAVTMDAVAARAEVSKPAIYRRWPTKQDLILAAAESRVGPVSVADLGDFRAELHALLTARLEVYRLPGTDRLLAELMSAAAKAGTARSAYATYSERVTAQTRVILQRGIERGDVRADVDVAAASTLVAAPLVFRLLGEQEPLDGRFVDEVVDLVARAVAARP